DNA from Mycobacterium bourgelatii:
CGTGGGCACCGGTTTGTCCGCTACGCCGACGATATCCGGGTCTTTGTGAAATCGAAGCGGGCGGCCGAGCGGGTGCTCGAACAGGGCACTCGGCTGCTGGAGCAGCGGTTGAAGTTGAGGGTGAACCAGGCCAAGTCCTCGATCGCCCCGGCGACGACAGCTGTGTTGCTGGGGTTCGGGTTCTTCACTACCTCCGGGGTCAAGATCCGGGTCGCGCCCAAGGCGTGGCAGCGGCCAAAGCCCGCATCCGGTCGTTGACGTCGCGGCGGTGGAGTGTGGCCATGGAGTACCGCATCATGCGGCTGAACCAATACGTCCGGGGCTGGATGGGGTACTTCCGCCTAGCGGACACACCCGCAAGTTCCGGGATCTGGATGAGTGGTTCCGCCGTCGACTGCGCCAAATCCGCTGGAAGGAATGGAAACGCGTCCGCACCAAGGTCGCGAACCTGCGTGCACTCGGGATCCGGGCCGACCTGGCCTGGCAATGGGGCATGAGCAGCCGCGGCTACTGGCGAATCGCGGGCTCGCCCGTCCTGACGCGGGCACTGCCCAACCGATACTGGGACCGGCAGGGCCTCATCACGTTTCACCACGCCTGGGCCAGATTCCACACGACCTAGCGAACCGCCGGATGCGAGGCCCGCACGTCCGGTGGTGTGAGAGGGGGCCGGTCAACCCGGCCCCCTACTCGATTCTGGGCGGAGCGCGCGGCGTCAGGTCGACGGGTGTCTTGACCGCGTTCATTCACGTTGCCGTAACGGGCCAAATGGGGAACGGCGACGGGATCACCAACAGCCTCAGTTCGGCGCTACCGACGTTTAACTTCGCTGCATGGATCGCATCTGGCAGTGGGCGTGGGACCGGTACGGGGCGAGATACTCGTGGGCGATCTGTGCAATCACGTTCGCCGTGGTTCTGCCGGTCTAGGCCAACACGGCCGAGGACACCGTCGCGCGGCTCAACGAGTTGTTCGAGATCGTGGTGCCCGCCGTCCTGGGGGTCGGTGGGCAAGGAAACAAGTTCCTCGGTGACGGTGCGTTGGCCGTTTTCGGTGCGCCCAACGCCCTCGCGGATCATGCCGGCGCCGCGCTGCCGCCTGATGTCCAACGAAAAGCCTTGTACCCGAAGCGATTTGATCCGCCGTATACGAGACAGATGGTCGTCGGTTCTAAAGGCCGGCGCGGCTTTGCCACTCGCGTTCAGCCTGGTCATTTCGCCGCGGCGGGCCAGCCCATCAATCGTCATTTTCACTGCGGTCATTTTCCTTGTTAATTGCGGGACCAACCGTTACGGTCCGATCTGTAATCGTGTCGGAGGCGTGGCGCATGGCTGTGACGGAAACCGTTCGATTCACTGGCGCCGCGGTAAAGGCCTTCGGCGGGTCCATCCGGGCCAACAGCAGGGGGATCCGTGCCCGCCGATTAGCGCGGAACGGGGCGGCGATCACCGCCTACGACCCGCTCGACCCTTCGACCGCGGCCCATCCGCACGATGCCTACCGCCAACTGCATGAGGGCAGTCGCGTGCAGTACAACCCGAAGCGGGCGGTGTGGATCCTGAGCCGTCTCGACGACGTCCGGCGAGCGCTTCGTGACGCTAGCGCTGACGGGCCAGCCCGGGTCAGGGTCCGTGCGCCGATCCTGGTCTCGACCGACGGTGAGAAACACGCGAAGCTGCGCCGCCAGGCGATGCCCGCGTTCACCAAGGCGGCGTTGGAAAGTTGGCGTCTGACAATCGATCAGCTCGCGGCGGAGACGGTGCGCGACGTTCTTGAAAATCCCGGTTGCGAT
Protein-coding regions in this window:
- a CDS encoding reverse transcriptase domain-containing protein, whose product is MNDKRLLKLIRRYLEAGIMADGVRQAVSQGPHRSPLSPLLSNIMLDDFDQEFWARGHRFVRYADDIRVFVKSKRAAERVLEQGTRLLEQRLKLRVNQAKSSIAPATTAVLLGFGFFTTSGVKIRVAPKAWQRPKPASGR
- a CDS encoding group II intron maturase-specific domain-containing protein; amino-acid sequence: MEYRIMRLNQYVRGWMGYFRLADTPASSGIWMSGSAVDCAKSAGRNGNASAPRSRTCVHSGSGPTWPGNGA